GCGGGAATGACAGTTTTTTATCACCCGCAGAGTTTTCGCACTTTATAGAGATCAGGTTACGCTGTGTACTTACACCAATTCAACTTCCAACTTCCTGACAATTTAATTGCGCGCTATCCACTGCTGGAACGCAGTGCCAGCCGTTTATTATGTTTAAATAAAGTCAGCGGTAAAATCACCCATCAACGTTTTGTTGATATCTTACAACTACTTTCCCCCTTAGACCTGCTGGTTTTTAACAACACTCGCGTCATTCCTGCGCGTTGGTTTGGTGAAAAAGCTAGTGGTGGTCGCATTGAAGTTTTAATTGAAAGAATATTGACTGAGCATAGTGCTTTAGCGCATATACGCAGTAGTAAATCCCCAAAACCCGGCAGCCAATTATTATTACAAGGTGGAGTAAAGGTAGAAGTTGTTGCGCGTCAAAATGATCTGTTTGTGCTGCATTTTATTGATGAGCGTCCGTTATTGGTACTTTTAGAACACTATGGACATATCCCGTTACCACCTTATCTAACTAGAACCGATGAAGCGTTAGATCAAGATCGTTACCAGACCGTTTATGCAAAACACCCAGGTGCTGTGGCGGCTCCGACGGCGGGTCTTCACTTTGATGAAGCATTATTAGAACGCTTAAAGCAGCAAAAGATAGAAACAGCTTTTGTCACATTACACGTAGGTGCTGGCACTTTTCAGCCAGTGCGTGAATCTGTGATTTCTCAGCATAAAATGCATGCTGAGTATCTTGAAGTGTCTACTTTAGTCTGTGAGCAAGTTAAGGCGGCTAAGGCCAGGGGAGGGCGAGTGATTGCCGTGGGGACTACCAGTGTGCGTGCCTTGGAAACAGCAGCGCAAATGGGTGTTATTGCCCCATACTCCGGCGATACTCGGCTATTTATTTATCCGGGTTATGCTTTTCAGTGTGTTGACGCTATGATAACTAATTTCCACTTGCCGGAATCCAGCTTGTTAATGCTGGTGTGTGCATTTGCCGGTCATGTCGCGGTTATGCAGGCTTATCAAGAGGCAATTTTAAAACAATATCGTTTTTATAGTTATGGTGATGCTATGTTCATAAGCTAGTTAAGGTTTTTCCATTTAACTTATTTAAACGATTTTCAGACTCACTGTGTCCCTTTGCTGCTGCAGCTTGATACATTTCTATAGCCTTGGATTTATCCTCTTCTACAAGCCAGCCATGTTCATGGACCAGGCCAAAGATATATAGCGATTGCGTGTCATTTTGCTCTACTCCCTCTTCTACCATTGACAGTATTTGCTGAATATAGAATATACTTTTTTCCCTTAAACCAGAATGTATTTGGTTAGCTTGTCGCATTGCTTTGTCGAACCACTGAATGGCTGTCAATAAATCTTGCTTTACAACTTTCCCTTCGTAATAACGACATCCCAACTCACATTGCCCATTCGCATCACTAGATTGCGGCAGGCTAGTAGTCATTGCTGAAACTTTTTTGTCTGGAAATTGTGATTCTTTGCGAATAGGTGAATCAGGTGCTATGGGCGCTAAATTTTTTTTATCTTTCTGAGGGTTGAGAATCCGAGTTAGGACGCTTGCGCGTTGTTTAGCTTCGGTATGATTTTGCTTTTCTGCTTTTTGGTACCAAGAAATCGCTTTTGAGATATCTTTTTCAACTAACCAACCTCGCTCATATAGCATGCCTAGTTCATATTGGGCTATTGAATTTGATTTTGCTTTAGTTTCTAACCCGGTTAATATTTGAGCTATTACGGTTTGTTTTGTTTGTTCGAAATTTTTTGGCAATGAAGTAGCTTTCGAAAGCCACTTTGCTGCTAACAATAGATTTCTTTCAACACCATCACCATTATAATAGCAGAGGGCCAGGTTAACTTGTGCTTCAGGTAATTCTCCTATCGCAGCTTTCTCATAGTTAGTGAATGCTGCTTTTGCGTCTTGGGGAGTACCTTTTCCCATTATATAACAATTGCCTAAGTTGGCTTGTGCCTGGGGCAAATTTTGCTCGGCAGCTCGTTTAAAATATTCAAGCATCAATGATTCATCTCGTTTGGTACCATTTCCATCTCGATAACAAAATGCGATTTGATGCTCAGCTTCAGCCCAATGTTGATCTGCAGCTAATTTCAAGAAATTAAATCCTGTTTTTTTATCTTGTTTGATACCATTTCCATGCAAATAAGCCATACCTACATTGTACTGTGCTGGAGCAACACCTTGGCTTGCTGCCCGATTATTCCAATAAAATGCAGCGTTAATATCTTTATCAGTACCTTCACCATTTTGAAAGCATCTTGCTAAAAACCATTGTGCAACAGCATCATTTTGGGCAGCACTACGTGTAAAGCAATCAAAGGCTGCTTTATAATCTTTTTTGCCTAGATAACAAATTCCCAAAGCAAGGTATGCTGCTAAGTTACCGTGCTCTATTGATTTTTGGAAGTGAGTGATTGCTATTTCTAAATTTCTATTAACACCCTCTCCATAAAAATAACAGGCTCCTATATTAAATTCTGCCACCGAGTCATTTTGTTCTGCAGCCTTGCGATATAATGCAAGTGCTTTGGCAAAGTCTTGGTCAACTCCTTTTTGTGAATAATGATATCCTAATTTACATTGAGCATCTGGATTATTTTGTTCTGCAGCTTTACTCAACCAATGAATAGCCTCTTTAATATTTTGCGTAACACCTTCGCCATCGTAATAATTTGCTCCCAATTGATACTGAGCTTGAGCAAAATTGTTTTCTGCAGCCGCTTTATACCATTCAAATGCTTCTTTAAAGTCTTTTTCTACACCATAACCATTATGATAGCATGTCGCCAAATTATATTGCGCTGGTGGATATTCCTCTTCTGCTGCCAATCTATACCATGCCACTGCAGCTTTCTTATCTTGTTTTAAATTAACCAGTCCATGTGTATACAAATCACCTAATATTTTTTGTGCGGCTGGGTCATTTTGTCTTGCTAAATTAAACACCCTCTGCAGATTTCTGTGAGATTGAAGATAAAGTTGTAAGGCTTTTTTAGGATTGACATGACTAGTATTGGGTTTTTGGTATTTAATAGTACCCAATGGATGGTCTTTAACTGTTTGTTTTTTATCTTCATGTGTGGAAACAACTTGAGGTTGCAAGTTGGTGTCGATTTGGGGGTTATTAGAAACAGTTTTTTTCAGCGGCGCTGAAACTTGACTCTTTTTTTTGCGACGTTGTTTGCTTTTACTAGGGATTTTATCTTTAATTCTTTTCAGCTCTTTGGGTGCTTCTTCCCGCGGAGTAAAACTTTGCGGTATTTCTCCGCCTGATTGTGACGATACAGAGGCTGTTGAAAATGATGTCGAAGATGAAGATGCAGTTGATACCACAGGAGTAGAAGCAGAATCCAGAAGTGGGAGTTGTGGGGCAGTAAAGTCGCGCAATATTTCATACATTTTGGGTTGCGATAAATACTGGACAATGTGGTGACATAATCTTGTGTGGCTTTGTTTCTTTTCTTTTTCCTCAGTTGGCAAACTTACATTTTCATCGTGTTTGGCAACAGTCCGCTCCAGTTGCTTCATGACATCATCAACAGTATAGCTGCGCTGCCAAGTGTCAATATCTACTATATCATCAGCATCGTCATTAAATTTAATTAAACAAGCGCGTAGAAAATCTCTACCTGCTGCGATAATACCTTCATGGGTGCTGCCGTTGTCTTCGATTGGTAAACGTAAATTCTTTCGATGATGCGGAGTAATTACTTTCAAAAAAATATCAGCAAAAAAAGGACCAAAGTTAAATTCAGGATCTACGAATGAAACAATAAAATTCTGGTATTTTTTTGGCGATTTTTTGATGTTTGTTAACCGGTCTCTAACTTGTTGCATTAAAAAAGTCATGTCACTTAATAAAGGACGTTGTGTTTTTATAGCTTTTTGCAATACCAAAGGCCAAGATGTATGTTTTTCTCTTCTGCCATAATGGAAAAAAATCAATTGATTGGTTAGTTTTCTAAATTCTCGTAATGAAAAAACCGTTTGATTTTGTGCCGCGCTAATATAAGTTTCTACTTTCTCGGCCAGTTTTTTCGGAGTATCTTTAGTTTCCTTATCTAGCTTGGGTTGTCCTGACCACACTGATCCTAACAAAGCATGGGTGATATGCCAGCTTGATTCTCTATCAAGGGGTTTCTTTTGGGTCGCTATCAATAACTGTTCCAGTAATTCATCCATTATTTGAAAGTCTTCTTCAGTCAGCTCTGCATATAATAGCCGTCCCTTTATGGTTGCACCTAAATCTAACAAGGTTTTACCAATGGCTTTAGCTATATTGTCTGCAGATAAAAGCGTATTTTTGCTATCGCCGTTAGATTTTGTAGGTTGTTGGCAGATTTCAAGTAAACAGTTTATTGCTGATCGAAATATCTCAAAATCAATTTCGATGTCGTCAGGTTTATAATGGACAAGGATTTTTGCCACACCCATCATTTCTGCTAATATCTGTGGATCATTGGTTGCGTGGATGGTTTGCTGAATCAGGAAAAATAGTGATTTAAAATCCAATAAGCCATCATCTTGAACTACCGAAATTTCTATTAAGTGTTTTAAACTGGTGATTATTTGTTGAAAGATTGCAGTTTTATCTTTGAAGGCACATTGTGCCAATCGTGTTATTAGGGTATTGATATTTTCAGCTGGCAAACAAGCAGAGAGTTGACAGTTATCAGCCAGACGACAGAGATTAGTCAGTAAACAAGCAGAGGTTCTTGTAATATCCGGCGTTGCTGCTGAAGGCAGATCAGTTAAACAGTCTAAGCTGGATAAGATAGTGCGCGCTGTTTGCTCATCGAGCGGTAAATAGGTAGATAAAGGAGCGAGGGTTTTTTCAAATAGTTGTAGGAGGCTAGCTACGCAGGTGGTTCGTTGTTCTACGGGTAATTTTTTAAAATATCCGGTGGCATCTTGCTGAATTAATGCCAATGTATTGCTAATGCTGAGTAGTTTTTGTCTGGGGGTTTGGGTATGTTTATTCAGCCAGGCTTCATAAGGCTTACCTATGTCTAAATTTTTGGCTGAGGTTATAAATTCTTGTAAATCTTTTATTGTGAATGTTGGAGCAAGGGGGGTAGTGGAGGACGATGGAAGTTTTTTATTTTTTATCTCAGTTGTTGGGGTGGATAAGTTGTTTTGAATTAATCTAAAACTTTGGCTAGTTACTTCTTTTGTGTCTTTCTTGTCCATACGCTCTCCAATATTTCATATTCAATAGCAGAACCACAATTGCAGGCTAATTTTTAGTGAAAGTCTATATTTTTTTCCTTGTTAAAGCTATGATATATTTTTGTAACCACAAGAAGAATATTCAACGTGCAATTTAAACTCCTTAACCAAGACGGCCATGCCCGGCGTGGGCAGTTAATTTTTACGCGGGGTGTGGTTGACACTCCAGCTTTTATGACGGTAGGCACTTATGGTGCTGTTAAAACCGTCACTATGGACGAAGTTGCGCAAAGCGGTGCGCAAATTATTTTGGGTAATACCTTCCATTTGATGTTACGGCCTGGTACTGAAATTATTCAAGCGCATGGCGGGTTGCATCAATTTGTCAATTGGCCTAAGCCTATACTCACCGATTCCGGTGGATTTCAGGTGTTCTCTTTGGCAAAAATTCGCAAAATCACCGAGGAAGGTGTGCGATTCCGTTCTCCTAAAGATGGGGCTGAAATTTTTCTAACGCCCGAGCGCTCTATGGAAGTGCAGCGCGCTTTAGGCTCAGATATTGTCATGGTGTTCGATGAATGTACGCCTTTTCCTAGCAGTGAGGCGACTTCTGCCTTATCGATGGAATTATCCTTACGCTGGGCAGAGCGCAGCAAAATAGCGCACGCTGATAATCCATCCGCATTATTTGGTATTGTACAAGGCGGTATGTATTTGGACTTGCGCGAACGGTCATTAGCGGGTTTGGTGAATCTTGATTTTGATGGTTATGCTTTAGGAGGTTTATCTGTAGGAGAGCCGAAAGAAGAGATGCTACGGGTATTAAAGCATTTGGCGCCACAATTGCCCCAGCATAAACCGCGCTACTTAATGGGTGTGGGAACGCCGGAGGACTTGGTGGCGGGTGTGTGTCAAGGTATTGATATGTTTGATTGTGTGATGCCTACGCGCAATGCCCGTAATGGCCATTTATTCACTTCCGAAGGCATTATACGTATTCGCAATAGTACTTATAAGGATGATATCAGAGCACTGGATCGTTTCTGTGATTGCTATACCTGTCAGCATTTTTCAAGGGCGTATTTGCATCATCTTGACCGCTGTCACGAAATGTTAGGCATGCGGCTGAATACATTGCACAATCTGCATTATTATCAGCAATTAATGTTGGGTTTGCGTACGGCGATAGAACAGGGTAAATTAGGCGACTTTGTGGCGCACTTTCAAGCGACAGGCGGCAATCTTTTTCCATAACTGTCCTTTATTATTTTTTTGAGGAGTATTAATGAATATCCTAAATTTATTCGGCATTTCTGATGCTTTAGCTCAAGCAACGACTACGACTGCTACTACTACAGCAACTCCTGCGCATAGCACTCAGGGAAGTTTATTATCACTATTACCTACTTTAGTCATCTTCATTTTAGTGTTCTATTTTTTATTGATCCGTCCGCAAGCCAAACGTGCGAAAGAACATCGTAAATTGATTGACGGTTTGGGTAAAGATGATGAAGTGGTGACTACTGGCGGCTTGGCCGGAAAAATTATCGAAATTAATGACAATTTCCTTATTTTACAAGTAGCTAAAGATGTGCAAGTGACATTTCAGAAAGGTGCAATCGCGGCGGTACTGCCTAAAGGTACTTTAAAATCAGTGTAACTATTCAGCACATTGCTGTAAGTAGCGCAAACGGTCAGATTTTTCCAAGATCATCCCTAAAAATTTAGGAAAAAGTGCAGCATACACAGAGTATGTGAGCATTTTTCCTAAATTTTTAGGGGTGAGATTGGGAAAATATGGCCGTTTTAGTCCTGTGGTGAACAGTTATGAATCAGTTTAATTGGACGTTATATGCTTAACCGATACCCCTTGTGGAAAAACCTGCTATTAATCGTTTTGATTGTATTAGGCTTGATTTATGCTGCGCCCAATATGTTTGGGTATGATATGGCGGTGCAGATATCGCCTAAAAATACAGCTACGATTGAAGCAGGCATTTCGGATCAGGTTAAGCATATTCTGGCTGCGCAGAATATCCCTTATATCTCTATGCAGCAGAGTGCGAATAATCTGACGATACGCTTTAATTCTACTGATACCCAATTTAAAGCCCGCGATGTTTTGAAAGAAGCCTTGGATGAAAACTATATTGTTGCCTTAAATTTGGCATCACGCACCCCTGGTTGGCTTGTAGCTTTGGGTGGTCACCCCATGAAATTAGGCTTGGATTTACGCGGTGGTGTTAACTTTTTGCTAGATGTAGACACCAATGATTTAATTAAAACCCGTCAGGAAGCCGATGCCAACAATATGGGCACTGAGTTGCGTGAAAAGAATATCCGCTATGCCGGTGTCTCACGTCAAGCGGGTAAGCCGGTGATTTTATTTCGTGACAGTGATACCCGTGATAAAGCTTTAAGCCTGTTAACCAGCCGTTATACTGATTATATCTTTACTGCTTCGGGTGAAGGTGAACAAGCGATTATTATTGCTACCTTAACTCCTGCTGCCCAGGTGAGTATTATTAATTATGCGGTTGACCAAAATATGGACATTTTGTCTAAACGTGTCAACGAATTAGGTGTAAGTGAGGCAGTCGTACAGCGGCAGGGAGCTAATCAAATTAGCGTAGATTTGCCTGGCATTCAAGATACCACACGTGCAAAAGATATCGTGGGTAAAACTGCCACCATACGCTTTCAGCTAGTAGATACTGAAAATGATCTGCAAAGCGCCATAGCCGGTTCAGTACCTTTAGGAAGCCGCTTATATAAATTCCAAGACCAACCCGTCTTATTAAAAAATCAAGTGGTGCTTCCAGGCAGTGCGATTACTTATGCGACAGCAATGATGGGTGAGAATGGACGGCCTGCAGTTTCTATACGTTTGGGTGGTGGAGGTGAAAGTTTATTTACTAAGGTCACTCAAGAAAATATCCATAAACCCTTGGCGGTTGTTTACGTGGAAACTGTACCGCAAACGACAATGGTGAACGGCCAACCTGTAGTGACGCAGAAACAGACTGAACAGGTTATCAATATTGCGACTATCCAATCAGCTCTGGGTAATAGTTTTGAAATTACTAATTTAACGGATATTCAATATGCACAGAACCTTGCATTATTGCTGCGTTCTGGGGCTTTAGTCGCATCAGTGGCTATTGTTCAAGAGCGTACAGTGGGTCCTAGCCTGGGCGCAGAAAATATTCGCAAAGGAGTTATATCGGTTCTAGTGGGTGCTGCAGCGGTTATTATTTTTATGGCACTTTATTACCGCATATTTGGTTTGGTAGCGGATTTAGCCTTGTTGTTGAATATTGTGTTTATTATTGCTTTATTATCTTTGCTTGGAGCAACACTGACTTTGCCAGGTATTGCCGGTATTGTGTTAACGGTGGGCATTTCGGTAGACGCTAACGTTTTAATCTTTGAACGTATCCGCGAAGAATTGCGCAATGGAGTGAGTCCACAAGCCAGCATTCATACAGGCTATGATCGGGCATTTATTACCATCGTCGATGCGAACGTGACAACATTAATTGTCACGATGATTCTGTTTGCTTTAGGCAGCGGTGTGGTGAAATCATTTGCTATTACTCTGACAATTGGCGTGCTTACTTCTATGGTGACAGCGATTTTCTTCACGCGTGCGATTATCAATTGGATTTATGGGGGGCGCTCAGTTAAGAGCCTTTCTATAGGAATTAATGTGAATAAACCGGAAGCTGTTAAAAGCTTAAGATAAAACTATCTGAGAAAATGCAATGGAATTTTTTAAAGCCAATACCAAAATTGATTTTAT
The nucleotide sequence above comes from Gammaproteobacteria bacterium. Encoded proteins:
- the queA gene encoding tRNA preQ1(34) S-adenosylmethionine ribosyltransferase-isomerase QueA, with the translated sequence MYLHQFNFQLPDNLIARYPLLERSASRLLCLNKVSGKITHQRFVDILQLLSPLDLLVFNNTRVIPARWFGEKASGGRIEVLIERILTEHSALAHIRSSKSPKPGSQLLLQGGVKVEVVARQNDLFVLHFIDERPLLVLLEHYGHIPLPPYLTRTDEALDQDRYQTVYAKHPGAVAAPTAGLHFDEALLERLKQQKIETAFVTLHVGAGTFQPVRESVISQHKMHAEYLEVSTLVCEQVKAAKARGGRVIAVGTTSVRALETAAQMGVIAPYSGDTRLFIYPGYAFQCVDAMITNFHLPESSLLMLVCAFAGHVAVMQAYQEAILKQYRFYSYGDAMFIS
- a CDS encoding tetratricopeptide repeat protein — protein: MDKKDTKEVTSQSFRLIQNNLSTPTTEIKNKKLPSSSTTPLAPTFTIKDLQEFITSAKNLDIGKPYEAWLNKHTQTPRQKLLSISNTLALIQQDATGYFKKLPVEQRTTCVASLLQLFEKTLAPLSTYLPLDEQTARTILSSLDCLTDLPSAATPDITRTSACLLTNLCRLADNCQLSACLPAENINTLITRLAQCAFKDKTAIFQQIITSLKHLIEISVVQDDGLLDFKSLFFLIQQTIHATNDPQILAEMMGVAKILVHYKPDDIEIDFEIFRSAINCLLEICQQPTKSNGDSKNTLLSADNIAKAIGKTLLDLGATIKGRLLYAELTEEDFQIMDELLEQLLIATQKKPLDRESSWHITHALLGSVWSGQPKLDKETKDTPKKLAEKVETYISAAQNQTVFSLREFRKLTNQLIFFHYGRREKHTSWPLVLQKAIKTQRPLLSDMTFLMQQVRDRLTNIKKSPKKYQNFIVSFVDPEFNFGPFFADIFLKVITPHHRKNLRLPIEDNGSTHEGIIAAGRDFLRACLIKFNDDADDIVDIDTWQRSYTVDDVMKQLERTVAKHDENVSLPTEEKEKKQSHTRLCHHIVQYLSQPKMYEILRDFTAPQLPLLDSASTPVVSTASSSSTSFSTASVSSQSGGEIPQSFTPREEAPKELKRIKDKIPSKSKQRRKKKSQVSAPLKKTVSNNPQIDTNLQPQVVSTHEDKKQTVKDHPLGTIKYQKPNTSHVNPKKALQLYLQSHRNLQRVFNLARQNDPAAQKILGDLYTHGLVNLKQDKKAAVAWYRLAAEEEYPPAQYNLATCYHNGYGVEKDFKEAFEWYKAAAENNFAQAQYQLGANYYDGEGVTQNIKEAIHWLSKAAEQNNPDAQCKLGYHYSQKGVDQDFAKALALYRKAAEQNDSVAEFNIGACYFYGEGVNRNLEIAITHFQKSIEHGNLAAYLALGICYLGKKDYKAAFDCFTRSAAQNDAVAQWFLARCFQNGEGTDKDINAAFYWNNRAASQGVAPAQYNVGMAYLHGNGIKQDKKTGFNFLKLAADQHWAEAEHQIAFCYRDGNGTKRDESLMLEYFKRAAEQNLPQAQANLGNCYIMGKGTPQDAKAAFTNYEKAAIGELPEAQVNLALCYYNGDGVERNLLLAAKWLSKATSLPKNFEQTKQTVIAQILTGLETKAKSNSIAQYELGMLYERGWLVEKDISKAISWYQKAEKQNHTEAKQRASVLTRILNPQKDKKNLAPIAPDSPIRKESQFPDKKVSAMTTSLPQSSDANGQCELGCRYYEGKVVKQDLLTAIQWFDKAMRQANQIHSGLREKSIFYIQQILSMVEEGVEQNDTQSLYIFGLVHEHGWLVEEDKSKAIEMYQAAAAKGHSESENRLNKLNGKTLTSL
- the yajC gene encoding preprotein translocase subunit YajC, which codes for MNILNLFGISDALAQATTTTATTTATPAHSTQGSLLSLLPTLVIFILVFYFLLIRPQAKRAKEHRKLIDGLGKDDEVVTTGGLAGKIIEINDNFLILQVAKDVQVTFQKGAIAAVLPKGTLKSV
- the tgt gene encoding tRNA guanosine(34) transglycosylase Tgt, whose product is MQFKLLNQDGHARRGQLIFTRGVVDTPAFMTVGTYGAVKTVTMDEVAQSGAQIILGNTFHLMLRPGTEIIQAHGGLHQFVNWPKPILTDSGGFQVFSLAKIRKITEEGVRFRSPKDGAEIFLTPERSMEVQRALGSDIVMVFDECTPFPSSEATSALSMELSLRWAERSKIAHADNPSALFGIVQGGMYLDLRERSLAGLVNLDFDGYALGGLSVGEPKEEMLRVLKHLAPQLPQHKPRYLMGVGTPEDLVAGVCQGIDMFDCVMPTRNARNGHLFTSEGIIRIRNSTYKDDIRALDRFCDCYTCQHFSRAYLHHLDRCHEMLGMRLNTLHNLHYYQQLMLGLRTAIEQGKLGDFVAHFQATGGNLFP
- the secD gene encoding protein translocase subunit SecD, which encodes MLNRYPLWKNLLLIVLIVLGLIYAAPNMFGYDMAVQISPKNTATIEAGISDQVKHILAAQNIPYISMQQSANNLTIRFNSTDTQFKARDVLKEALDENYIVALNLASRTPGWLVALGGHPMKLGLDLRGGVNFLLDVDTNDLIKTRQEADANNMGTELREKNIRYAGVSRQAGKPVILFRDSDTRDKALSLLTSRYTDYIFTASGEGEQAIIIATLTPAAQVSIINYAVDQNMDILSKRVNELGVSEAVVQRQGANQISVDLPGIQDTTRAKDIVGKTATIRFQLVDTENDLQSAIAGSVPLGSRLYKFQDQPVLLKNQVVLPGSAITYATAMMGENGRPAVSIRLGGGGESLFTKVTQENIHKPLAVVYVETVPQTTMVNGQPVVTQKQTEQVINIATIQSALGNSFEITNLTDIQYAQNLALLLRSGALVASVAIVQERTVGPSLGAENIRKGVISVLVGAAAVIIFMALYYRIFGLVADLALLLNIVFIIALLSLLGATLTLPGIAGIVLTVGISVDANVLIFERIREELRNGVSPQASIHTGYDRAFITIVDANVTTLIVTMILFALGSGVVKSFAITLTIGVLTSMVTAIFFTRAIINWIYGGRSVKSLSIGINVNKPEAVKSLR